A genomic region of Miscanthus floridulus cultivar M001 chromosome 3, ASM1932011v1, whole genome shotgun sequence contains the following coding sequences:
- the LOC136541975 gene encoding histone H2B.3-like: MAPKADKKPAAKKPVEEEPATEKAEKAPAGKKPKAEKRLPAGKSAGKDGGEGKKGKKKAKKSVETYKIYIFKVLKQVHPDIGISSKAMSIMNSFINDIFEKLAAEAAKLARYNKKPTITSREIQTSVRLVLPGELAKHAVSEGTKAVTKFTSS, from the coding sequence ATGGCACCCAAGGCGGATAAGAAGCCGGCGGCGAAGAAGCCCGTGGAGGAGGAGCCCGCGACCGAGAAGGCGGAGAAGGCCCCGGCGGGGAAGAAGCCCAAGGCCGAGAAGCGCCTCCCGGCGGGCAAGTCCGCCGGCAAGGACGGCGGCGAGGGCAAGAAGGGGAAAAAGAAGGCGAAGAAGTCCGTGGAGACCTACAAGATCTACATCTTCAAGGTGCTGAAGCAGGTGCACCCCGACATCGGCATCTCGTCCAAGGCCATGTCCATCATGAACTCCTTCATCAATGACATCTTCGAGAAGCTCGCGGCCGAGGCCGCCAAGCTGGCGCGCTACAACAAGAAGCCTACCATCACCTCCCGCGAGATCCAGACCTCGGTGCGGCTCGTCCTCCCCGGTGAGCTCGCCAAGCACGCGGTCTCCGAGGGCACCAAGGCCGTCACCAAGTTCACCTCTTCTTAG
- the LOC136541974 gene encoding beta-1,3-galactosyltransferase pvg3-like isoform X1, whose amino-acid sequence MKTTSSQGLHHLHTASLCTPYLLLVPLGLLALLLALPSLGSSHARSQGLGVLCRGAAGTDDGAGGYYSVASTGADDEKKASVAVAVADAETPPQPELSLLVGVLTMPSRRERRDIVRMAYALQPPPAPAGVARVDVRFVFCNVTDPVDAALVAVEARRHGDIVVLDCAENMNDGKTHTYLSSVPRLFASAPYDYVMKTDDDTYLRVAALVEELRGKPRHDVYLGYGFPVGDDPMPFMHGMGYVVSWDVARWVSTNQDILRHNDTHGPEDLLVGKWLNIGGRGKNRYDLKPRMYDLNWFMDNFRPDTIAVHMLKDNRRWAATFRSLPQQFKQDRIVTGQVIGLLGQPLLKLKQLPDAGNFQLPTLAEITRQQTDSQSSQDRLRFLPLLL is encoded by the exons ATGAAGACCACTTCGTCGCAAGGGCTCCACCACCTCCACACCGCGTCGCTCTGCACGCCGTACCTCCTCCTGGTGCCGCTCGGCCTCCTCGCCCTGCTGCTGGCGCTCCCGAGCCTCGGCTCCTCCCACGCCCGCTCCCAGGGCCTCGGCGTGCTCTGCCGCGGCGCGGCGGGCACAGACGACGGCGCCGGCGGCTACTACTCCGTCGCGTCGACGGGCGCCGACGACGAGAAGAAGGCCTCCGTCGCTGtcgccgtcgccgacgccgaGACGCCGCCACAGCCGGAGCTCAGCCTGCTCGTGGGCGTGCTGACCATGCCGAGCCGGCGGGAGCGGCGGGACATCGTGCGGATGGCCTACGCGCTGCAGCCGCCGCCGGCGCCAGCGGGGGTGGCGCGCGTGGACGTCCGCTTCGTCTTCTGCAACGTGACCGACCCGGTCGACGCCGCGCTGGTGGCGGTGGAGGCCCGGCGCCACGGCGACATCGTCGTGTTGGACTGCGCCGAGAACATGAACGACGGCAAGACGCACACGTACCTGTCCTCCGTCCCGCGCCTCTTCGCGTCCGCGCCGTACGACTACGTGATGAAGACCGACGACGACACGTACCTGCGCGTGGCGGCGCTCGTGGAGGAGCTCCGGGGCAAGCCCCGCCACGACGTCTACCTCGGCTACGGCTTCCCCGTCGGCGACGACCCCATGCCGTTCATGCACGGCATGGGCTACGTCGTGTCGTGGGACGTCGCGCGCTGGGTGTCCACCAACCAGGACATCCTGCGACACAACGACACGCACGGGCCCGAGGACCTGCTCGTCGGGAAGTGGCTCAACATCGGCGGCAGGGGCAAGAACCGGTACGACCTCAAGCCCAGGATGTACGACCTCAACTGGTTCATGGATAACTTCCGGCCGGACACCATCGCCGTGCACATGCTCAAGGACAACCGCCGGTGGGCGGCCACGTTCAG GTCCTTGCCTCAGCAGTTCAAGCAGGATCGTATCGTCACAGGCCAGGTCATTGGTCTATTAGGCCAGCCATTGCTGAAATTGAAGCAATTACCAGATGCAGGCAATTTTCAGTTACCAACATTAGCAGAGATAACAAGACAGCAGACGGACTCGCAAAGTTCGCAAGACAGGCTTCGATTCCTGCCTTTACTCTTGTGA
- the LOC136541974 gene encoding uncharacterized protein isoform X2 codes for MKTTSSQGLHHLHTASLCTPYLLLVPLGLLALLLALPSLGSSHARSQGLGVLCRGAAGTDDGAGGYYSVASTGADDEKKASVAVAVADAETPPQPELSLLVGVLTMPSRRERRDIVRMAYALQPPPAPAGVARVDVRFVFCNVTDPVDAALVAVEARRHGDIVVLDCAENMNDGKTHTYLSSVPRLFASAPYDYVMKTDDDTYLRVAALVEELRGKPRHDVYLGYGFPVGDDPMPFMHGMGYVVSWDVARWVSTNQDILRHNDTHGPEDLLVGKWLNIGGRGKNRYDLKPRMYDLNWFMDNFRPDTIAVHMLKDNRRWAATFRYFNVTAGINLSHLPCSTS; via the coding sequence ATGAAGACCACTTCGTCGCAAGGGCTCCACCACCTCCACACCGCGTCGCTCTGCACGCCGTACCTCCTCCTGGTGCCGCTCGGCCTCCTCGCCCTGCTGCTGGCGCTCCCGAGCCTCGGCTCCTCCCACGCCCGCTCCCAGGGCCTCGGCGTGCTCTGCCGCGGCGCGGCGGGCACAGACGACGGCGCCGGCGGCTACTACTCCGTCGCGTCGACGGGCGCCGACGACGAGAAGAAGGCCTCCGTCGCTGtcgccgtcgccgacgccgaGACGCCGCCACAGCCGGAGCTCAGCCTGCTCGTGGGCGTGCTGACCATGCCGAGCCGGCGGGAGCGGCGGGACATCGTGCGGATGGCCTACGCGCTGCAGCCGCCGCCGGCGCCAGCGGGGGTGGCGCGCGTGGACGTCCGCTTCGTCTTCTGCAACGTGACCGACCCGGTCGACGCCGCGCTGGTGGCGGTGGAGGCCCGGCGCCACGGCGACATCGTCGTGTTGGACTGCGCCGAGAACATGAACGACGGCAAGACGCACACGTACCTGTCCTCCGTCCCGCGCCTCTTCGCGTCCGCGCCGTACGACTACGTGATGAAGACCGACGACGACACGTACCTGCGCGTGGCGGCGCTCGTGGAGGAGCTCCGGGGCAAGCCCCGCCACGACGTCTACCTCGGCTACGGCTTCCCCGTCGGCGACGACCCCATGCCGTTCATGCACGGCATGGGCTACGTCGTGTCGTGGGACGTCGCGCGCTGGGTGTCCACCAACCAGGACATCCTGCGACACAACGACACGCACGGGCCCGAGGACCTGCTCGTCGGGAAGTGGCTCAACATCGGCGGCAGGGGCAAGAACCGGTACGACCTCAAGCCCAGGATGTACGACCTCAACTGGTTCATGGATAACTTCCGGCCGGACACCATCGCCGTGCACATGCTCAAGGACAACCGCCGGTGGGCGGCCACGTTCAGGTACTTCAACGTCACCGCCGGCATCAACCTGTCTCACCTGCCGTGTTCGACCAGTTAA